In one window of Leifsonia sp. NPDC080035 DNA:
- a CDS encoding phosphatase PAP2 family protein, with amino-acid sequence MPASRRRPPLPRRIARIDEAVARRINARRTGPAADAFWRLFTGAADHGKLWFAAAGVLVALGKPKAAARGLASLGLASLVANVVGKRLLGGQRPALTSIPVSRRLDRSPTSPSFPSGHTASAVAFTTGVALGSPAAGAALAPLAAGVGYSRLHTGAHWFSDVVGGAAIGAGAALAIKAVTSARPLVPTPAPTAGTVDLPVLADGAGLFILVNPGSGKGLGRPDPAPLLAKRLPAADVHVLQDGDDIAALIRDRLAAATPPAALGIVGGDGSVGAVAHEARLADLPLLVLPGGTFNHFAKAAGLETFDTALDAFAAGTGRAVDAAELAFPTGERRTVLNTASIGVYPAFVAERERHEGRWGKPLAALIAAVRVLRRSEPFEVEVDGRARTIWSVFVGVDRYYPVTVAPIERRRLDDGLLDVRILEAGGKPKTRGAVALAFGGRADTLVARLPFLQGPPVIDGFTAQELTIASRGEDPGYAHDGEAATDTPGERLRLTLLPGALRVYAP; translated from the coding sequence ATGCCCGCATCCCGCCGCCGCCCGCCGCTCCCGCGCCGCATCGCCCGCATCGACGAGGCCGTCGCCCGTCGCATCAACGCCCGCCGTACCGGCCCGGCAGCGGACGCGTTCTGGCGGCTGTTCACCGGCGCCGCGGACCACGGCAAGCTCTGGTTCGCCGCCGCCGGGGTCCTGGTCGCCCTCGGCAAGCCGAAGGCCGCGGCCCGCGGGCTCGCCTCGCTTGGCCTCGCCAGCCTGGTCGCGAACGTCGTCGGGAAGCGGCTGCTGGGCGGTCAGCGCCCTGCGCTCACCTCCATCCCTGTCTCGCGCCGGCTGGATCGCTCGCCGACCTCGCCGTCGTTCCCCTCCGGCCACACGGCCAGCGCGGTCGCCTTCACCACCGGCGTCGCGCTCGGCTCCCCGGCCGCGGGGGCAGCGCTCGCGCCGCTCGCGGCGGGCGTCGGCTACTCGCGGCTGCACACCGGTGCGCACTGGTTCTCCGACGTCGTCGGCGGCGCCGCGATCGGCGCGGGGGCGGCGCTCGCGATCAAGGCGGTCACCTCCGCACGGCCGCTCGTGCCGACCCCGGCGCCGACGGCGGGGACGGTCGACCTGCCCGTGCTCGCCGACGGCGCCGGGCTGTTCATCCTGGTGAACCCCGGGTCGGGCAAGGGCCTCGGTCGGCCGGACCCGGCGCCGCTGCTCGCGAAGCGGCTCCCGGCGGCCGACGTCCACGTGCTCCAGGACGGCGACGACATCGCGGCGCTCATCCGCGACCGCCTCGCCGCAGCCACCCCGCCCGCCGCGCTCGGCATCGTGGGAGGCGACGGATCGGTCGGCGCCGTCGCGCACGAGGCGCGCCTCGCCGACCTCCCGCTCCTCGTGCTGCCCGGCGGCACCTTCAACCACTTCGCGAAGGCCGCCGGGCTGGAGACGTTCGACACCGCCCTCGATGCCTTCGCCGCCGGGACGGGCCGCGCGGTGGACGCCGCCGAGCTGGCCTTCCCGACGGGCGAGCGGCGGACGGTGCTGAACACCGCATCCATCGGCGTCTATCCCGCGTTCGTCGCCGAGCGCGAGCGCCACGAGGGCCGCTGGGGCAAGCCGCTCGCCGCGCTGATCGCCGCGGTGCGGGTGCTGCGGCGCAGCGAGCCGTTCGAGGTGGAGGTGGACGGCCGGGCGCGCACGATCTGGTCGGTGTTCGTCGGCGTCGACCGGTACTACCCGGTCACCGTCGCGCCCATCGAGCGCCGCAGGCTCGACGACGGCCTGCTGGATGTGCGCATCCTGGAGGCGGGCGGAAAGCCGAAGACGCGCGGTGCCGTTGCGCTCGCGTTCGGCGGACGCGCCGACACGCTCGTCGCTCGGCTGCCGTTCCTGCAGGGGCCGCCCGTCATCGACGGCTTCACCGCGCAGGAGCTGACCATCGCCTCCCGCGGAGAGGACCCCGGCTACGCCCACGACGGCGAGGCGGCCACCGACACCCCGGGCGAACGGCTCCGGCTCACACTGCTCCCCGGCGCCCTCCGCGTCTACGCCCCATAG
- a CDS encoding ATP-dependent DNA ligase yields MAAEDTETVSIGGHRLRLTNLDKVLYPETGTTKADVIAYYSAIADVMIPHVRDRIATRKRWVHGVGTPEHPGQVFFQKNLDPASTPDWVVQSTVTHKTSTNSYPLVNDEATLIWLAQIASLEIHVPQWRVGKGGERRNPDRLVLDLDPGDGVTLADCAEVARWAKAILDDMGLDPMPVTSGSKGIHLYAALDGSQTSDQVSAVAHELARALEADHPDLVVSDMKKTLRVGKVLVDWSQNNGAKTTIAPYSLRGRFHPTVAAPRTWRELASKDLRHLDYTEVLQRVKRRGDPLADLSAGSASAAGSVGAAAGGDRLTTYRSMRDAEKTPEPVPLEVSPDAADGRSFVIQEHHARRLHWDFRLQHDGVLVSWALPKGPPTDPKQNHLAVHVEDHPLEYGTFAGDIPHGEYGAGHVDIWDHGEYELEKWRDDEVIATLHGQPDGGLGGEPRKFALIATKQGGDEKNWLIHLMKDAATPPANTGSRGRKKDAAPAGRKTAATGGTPAGEPITGKPVSPMLATLGSPGEIHDEDDWAFEMKWDGIRAIAEIRGGVLRLTTRNGNDVTRTYPDLGGLVDIADGHDLVLDGEIVTLTRQGRPDFGLLQTRMGLTRPAEVEAAAKRAPAHYMVFDILERDGDDLRKQPYDDRRMALREAVRPPKSDPVQVPPAFDGDLAHAVASSKELGLEGVVAKLRDSTYSTGRRSRSWIKIKHHRTQEVVIGGWTPGNGRRANTIGALLLGIPDGDGLRYVGKVGTGFTDTMLDDLTAKLGAHERKTSPLDGVPSADARGAHWVRPEYVGEVEFAEWTGTDRLRQPSWRGLRPDKRVDQVVREG; encoded by the coding sequence ATGGCTGCTGAGGACACCGAGACGGTCTCGATCGGGGGGCACCGGCTGAGGCTGACCAACCTCGACAAGGTGCTGTATCCGGAGACCGGCACGACGAAGGCGGACGTGATCGCCTACTACAGCGCGATCGCCGACGTGATGATCCCGCACGTGCGCGACCGGATCGCGACCCGCAAACGGTGGGTGCACGGCGTCGGCACCCCCGAACATCCCGGGCAGGTGTTCTTCCAGAAGAACCTCGACCCTGCGTCCACCCCGGACTGGGTCGTCCAGAGCACGGTCACGCACAAGACGAGCACCAACAGCTACCCGCTCGTCAACGACGAGGCGACCCTGATCTGGCTGGCGCAGATCGCGTCGCTGGAGATCCACGTGCCGCAGTGGCGCGTCGGGAAGGGCGGCGAGCGCCGCAACCCGGACCGGCTGGTGCTGGACCTCGACCCCGGCGATGGGGTGACGCTCGCCGACTGCGCCGAGGTCGCCCGCTGGGCGAAGGCCATCCTGGACGACATGGGGCTCGACCCGATGCCGGTCACGAGCGGGTCGAAGGGCATCCACCTGTACGCCGCGCTCGACGGCTCGCAGACCAGCGACCAGGTGTCCGCCGTCGCGCACGAGCTGGCGCGGGCGCTGGAGGCCGACCACCCCGACCTCGTGGTCAGCGACATGAAGAAGACGCTGCGCGTGGGCAAGGTGCTCGTCGACTGGAGCCAGAACAACGGAGCGAAGACCACGATCGCCCCCTACTCGCTGCGCGGTCGCTTCCACCCGACCGTCGCCGCGCCGCGGACCTGGCGTGAGCTCGCCTCGAAGGACCTGCGCCACCTCGACTACACCGAGGTGCTGCAGCGGGTGAAGCGGCGGGGTGACCCGCTCGCGGACCTGTCGGCGGGGTCCGCGAGCGCCGCGGGTTCCGTGGGAGCGGCGGCCGGCGGCGACCGGCTGACCACCTACCGGTCGATGCGCGACGCGGAGAAGACGCCGGAGCCGGTGCCGCTCGAGGTGAGCCCGGACGCGGCGGACGGACGCTCGTTCGTCATCCAGGAGCACCACGCCCGGCGCCTGCACTGGGACTTCCGGCTGCAGCACGACGGCGTGCTGGTGAGCTGGGCGCTGCCGAAGGGACCGCCGACCGACCCGAAGCAGAACCACCTCGCCGTGCATGTGGAGGACCACCCGCTGGAGTACGGGACGTTCGCGGGCGACATCCCGCACGGCGAGTACGGCGCCGGTCACGTCGACATCTGGGACCACGGCGAGTACGAGCTGGAGAAGTGGCGGGACGACGAGGTGATCGCGACGCTGCACGGCCAGCCCGACGGCGGCCTCGGCGGCGAGCCGCGGAAGTTCGCGCTGATCGCGACGAAGCAGGGCGGCGACGAGAAGAACTGGCTGATCCACCTGATGAAGGATGCGGCGACCCCGCCGGCGAACACCGGGTCCCGGGGCAGGAAGAAGGACGCGGCACCGGCCGGCCGGAAGACCGCGGCCACCGGCGGCACGCCGGCCGGAGAGCCCATCACCGGCAAGCCGGTCTCCCCCATGCTCGCCACCCTCGGCTCGCCGGGCGAGATCCACGATGAGGACGACTGGGCGTTCGAGATGAAGTGGGACGGGATCCGCGCGATCGCCGAGATCCGCGGCGGCGTGCTGCGGCTGACGACGCGCAACGGCAACGACGTGACCCGCACCTACCCGGACCTCGGCGGGCTGGTCGACATCGCCGACGGCCACGACCTCGTGCTCGACGGCGAGATCGTCACGTTGACCCGGCAGGGCCGACCCGACTTCGGGCTGCTGCAGACCAGGATGGGCCTCACCAGGCCCGCCGAGGTGGAGGCCGCCGCGAAGCGCGCGCCCGCGCACTACATGGTCTTCGACATCCTGGAGCGCGACGGCGACGACCTACGGAAGCAGCCGTACGACGACAGGCGCATGGCGCTGCGGGAGGCGGTCCGGCCGCCGAAGAGCGATCCGGTGCAGGTGCCGCCGGCGTTCGACGGCGACCTGGCGCACGCCGTCGCCTCGAGCAAGGAGCTGGGGCTCGAGGGCGTCGTCGCGAAGCTGCGGGACAGCACATACTCGACCGGGCGGCGCTCGCGCAGCTGGATCAAGATCAAGCACCACCGCACCCAGGAGGTCGTGATCGGCGGCTGGACGCCGGGCAACGGGCGCAGGGCGAACACGATCGGCGCGCTGCTGCTCGGCATCCCGGACGGCGACGGCCTGCGCTACGTCGGCAAGGTGGGCACGGGCTTCACGGACACAATGTTGGACGACCTGACCGCGAAGCTCGGCGCGCACGAGCGGAAGACGTCCCCCCTCGATGGCGTGCCCTCCGCCGACGCGCGCGGCGCGCACTGGGTGCGGCCCGAGTACGTCGGCGAGGTCGAGTTCGCCGAGTGGACCGGGACCGACCGCCTCCGGCAGCCGTCGTGGCGCGGCCTGCGCCCGGACAAGCGCGTCGACCAGGTGGTGCGCGAGGGCTGA